The genomic interval TTGTTTTAAACATTTTTCACCAGTGCTGACTGTATTCTGATAATCGCTTGCATTATAATAAGAAACCATTGTCTGGTAGGAGTCCATCCAGTTTTGAGTAAAAGAAAAAAGTGGAATTATTAAGAGAATTATGGATAATTTTAATTTATTTATCATTATTTGGTTTTTATAAAGTGACTAAAAAATGGAGCATACTCCATTTTTAAAGTTTTAATTTCCTACCACTTGAAGTATTAATTAATGCCTCTATGAGAACCCCTAAAATTTTAATAATGCTGTCATTTCGAACGAAGTGAGAAATCCCATTCGGCTGATATACACTGTGTTATGAGATTTCTCCTTTCAGTCGAAATGACAATATAGTAGTTTTCTCACATACACTATAAGTAGTGTTTCCTTTTATTTTTCAACGAATTAAATGTAACTTAGAAACACTAATTAACTATAATATTTTCATTGTCAGATTGAAACTCCAATAACTAAAACATCATCTATCTGCTCATTATCGTTTTTCCAGTCTTCAAAAGTTTTATCAAGTATTTCCTTTTGCTCACACATTGGTTTTCCCTGCATTTCTATCAATAATTTTTTAAATGGTTTATACATAAATTTCCTTCCTTTTGGTCCACCAAATTGGTCGGCAAAACCATCGCTAAAAATATACAATGAATCGCCTGTTTGAAGTTCTATTTCGTGTTTCGTAAACGGCTCCATTTTTAAATAAATAGCTACCGGCATTTTATTTGCTTTTGTTTCAATAAGCTCCTTATTACGAATTAAATAAAACGGGTTATTCGCTCCGGCATACTCCAGCTTATTTGTTCCGGTATCTAAGGTAAGAATGGCTACATCCATGCCGTCTTTTGATTTGCTTTCCTCACCTTCCTGCTTCAGTGCTTTAACCACATTATTTCGTAGTATATTCAAAATTTCGTCGGGAGAAGTTTTATTTTCTTTATTTATGATTTCATTTAAAAATGCGGTTCCCAGCATACTCATAAATGCTCCGGGGACACCATGTCCCGTACAGTCAGCAGCTATAATAATAACTTTATTACTGTGTTTTCCTATCCAGTAAAAATCACCACTTACAATATCTTTGGGTTTATATAATATGAAGTAGTCATTTAAAATACCTGAAATAATTTCATCAGAGGGAATAATAGATTCTTGAATTCTTGATGCATAATGAATACTATCTGTAATTTCTTTTTTCTGTTTTCTGATTTCCCTTGTTCGTTCTTGTATTATTTTTTCTAAGCGTTGTTTGTCTTTTTCTAATTTTCGTGTGTAAAGTTTAATTATCAGCCAAAATACAATTAATAATATGATAACATATAATATATAAGCCCATATAGTACGATAAAATGGTGGTAAAATATTAAATTTGTATTCTTTGGTATTACTTTCAATACCATATAAATTTTTTGCTTTTACTTTGAAAATATATTTTCCGGGGGGTAGTTTTTTATATTTTACTTTACTTTCGTTACTCCAATTAGACCAGTTATCATCGTAAGCTTCGACAAAATATGAGTATTTAGCAGATGAACCATTTTCGTTGTAAAGTGCAGCAAAATTAAATGTAATAGAGTTTTTGCCGTAATCTAATATTTGTGTATTATTTAAACTATTGTTACCATAATACAGTATTACGTCGCCTGTAACTGAAACTTTTCTTATATTTACTTTTAATTTATTGTAAAAATCTTTCTTTTTGTTTAAATCAACGTAAACAATACCTTCGTTACCGCCAATAAAAATATTCGAGTTATGTATGTAAAAAGTATTTATTTTACCGAGATCAATTCCTGTAAAATTTATTGATTCGATTTTATTTTTAGACTTGTCGTAAAATGCAATTTCGCCATTTTTGCACATCCAAACTTTTGATGATGTGTTTTTAAGAATATTAATTGCATCAGATTCTAAACCAAGATAATTCGACGGTTCGAAGAAACCTTTATATACATATTTTGCTGAATCTGTGTTGTTTTGGCTTAGAGTATTTCCTTCGGTGAACTTTAGTAATCCGCTAACGCTTCCAAAAACTATTGAGCTTTCTGTTTTAAAAGGAGTTATCCACCCCGGATTTAATCCATCAGACATGTAGTAATTTTGAGTAGAAACGCCAAAGTCTTTACCTATTTTAATATTCAAAACTCCTTCGTTTAAAGTTCCTACCCAAAAATCCAGGCTGTCGTTTATTTGTGAATTGTATGTAACTTCTGTAATATCATTAATAAAAACATCTGAAATTTTCTTTTTTATATTCCATCTTGAGTTCAGATAGCTGTATATCTCAATATTATTTTTTCCTGCTACAAATAATAAATTTTCACTTTTTAAAAAATAGAACTTTGCTTTATTTATATTAGATATCTTAGTTAATTTATTTTCGATATTATATTCAAACAAACCTAATTCAGAACTTATAATTAGTTTGTTTAATACAGTTTTAGTTTGATAAATTTGCTTGTTGAATTGTTTGTTTTTAATAAATAATTGTTTTTTAGCATTATATTCGAAAAGTCCTTCGATTGTTCCTGCAATTAAATTTTGATTAAAAAACGATATTGTAAAAACATCTCCTGTTAAGCCCGAATTGGAATTAAAGTGTGATATTTGCGATGAGTAGTTAACTCTACAAATACCCGTGTTCATTGCTAACCATAAATCTTTGTTAGAGTCTTGATATACTTGTTTTATATCATTATCTTTTATGCCCGTGCTGGTATTTATTATATTTTCTATTTCTGCATTTTGGTTAATAATAATTATTCC from Bacteroidales bacterium carries:
- a CDS encoding SpoIIE family protein phosphatase, yielding MHKTIKYLLVLLLFFITKVSVSQYLKPYVENFTQKHYGDSCNAQNWSVTQDNRGILYFGNDKRLLEFDGENWDAIRTSLFGGFVSSLYTDKYGNIFVGSYGEFGKIETDSVGRNVYVSLSGNLNDEDAFFTNVWKIYEYNNSILFFTEEKIFLLRNNEISVINPETSFHLAFVVNNQLFVRQRELGLMKYSNGKFQLINNGEIFKDYGVFGIFPTKEKQKYLIITQELGAYNYYANKTDSTIIPINNNSKDKLISSNIFGGILLSDNKIALNTSQNGIIIINQNAEIENIINTSTGIKDNDIKQVYQDSNKDLWLAMNTGICRVNYSSQISHFNSNSGLTGDVFTISFFNQNLIAGTIEGLFEYNAKKQLFIKNKQFNKQIYQTKTVLNKLIISSELGLFEYNIENKLTKISNINKAKFYFLKSENLLFVAGKNNIEIYSYLNSRWNIKKKISDVFINDITEVTYNSQINDSLDFWVGTLNEGVLNIKIGKDFGVSTQNYYMSDGLNPGWITPFKTESSIVFGSVSGLLKFTEGNTLSQNNTDSAKYVYKGFFEPSNYLGLESDAINILKNTSSKVWMCKNGEIAFYDKSKNKIESINFTGIDLGKINTFYIHNSNIFIGGNEGIVYVDLNKKKDFYNKLKVNIRKVSVTGDVILYYGNNSLNNTQILDYGKNSITFNFAALYNENGSSAKYSYFVEAYDDNWSNWSNESKVKYKKLPPGKYIFKVKAKNLYGIESNTKEYKFNILPPFYRTIWAYILYVIILLIVFWLIIKLYTRKLEKDKQRLEKIIQERTREIRKQKKEITDSIHYASRIQESIIPSDEIISGILNDYFILYKPKDIVSGDFYWIGKHSNKVIIIAADCTGHGVPGAFMSMLGTAFLNEIINKENKTSPDEILNILRNNVVKALKQEGEESKSKDGMDVAILTLDTGTNKLEYAGANNPFYLIRNKELIETKANKMPVAIYLKMEPFTKHEIELQTGDSLYIFSDGFADQFGGPKGRKFMYKPFKKLLIEMQGKPMCEQKEILDKTFEDWKNDNEQIDDVLVIGVSI